A part of Vigna radiata var. radiata cultivar VC1973A chromosome 11, Vradiata_ver6, whole genome shotgun sequence genomic DNA contains:
- the LOC106776328 gene encoding uncharacterized protein LOC106776328 isoform X1 — MMGSARSNLNMNTKQRLLRFLFYLVYMFQQLLHLLQMLRFKFNCFRRGINNTLITLPQAFSLSSPLPQWPQVTGQDFASGIVNLGEIEVRKITTFEFVWNSNMGKRVAFYKPVGIPDGFHILGHYCQPSDKPLWGFVLVVREVETGSSERSNRDKFPALKNPLDYMLVWCSNAGRRELTIGSAYFWMPQPPEGYCALGYLVTNRPDKPNLDEMICVRADLTSRCQPYRLLLDATSVNLEFPLQVWSLRPCERGMLGKGVSVGTFLCTSCWNKGEELPIVCLKNLNPMLPAMPRLHQIHALIQHYGPTVFFHPEEVYLPSSVDWFFNNGALLYRKGVCTGEAIDAAGSNLPGGGTNDGEFWIDLPSDDRREFVKHGDLNSAKLYVHVKPALGGTFTDIVMWVFCPFNGPSTLKIGMTSRAFSRVGEHVCDWEHFTLRICNFSGELWSIYFSQHSGGKWVDAYELEYINGNKAIVYSSKNGHASYPHPGTYIQGSSKLGVGIRNDAARSNLYVDSSVQYEIVAAEYLGDAVTEPQWLQFMRQWGPKIVYDSKTELDKMINTLPRRLRNPFGYLIRKLPVELYGQEGPTGPKEKNNWIGDERW; from the exons ATGATGGGTTCTGCGCGATCTAATCTGAACATGAATACAAAGCAGCGATTGTTGAGGTTTTTGTTCTATTTGGTGTATATGTTTCAGCAactgttgcatctcctccaaaTGCTTCGCTTCAAATTCAACTGCTTTCGGAGAGGAATAAACAACACTCTCATCACTCTCCCCCAAGCCTTTTCACTTTCCTCTCCGCTTCCCCAATGGCCTCAAG TCACAGGACAAGATTTTGCTTCTGGGATTGTAAACCTTGGTGAAATAGAAGTGCGCAAGATCACTACATTTGAATTTGTTTGGAACAGCAACATGGGAAAGCGTGTTGCATTCTATAAGCCTGTGGGAATACCAGACGGGTTCCATATCCTTGGTCATTATTGTCAGCCAAGCGACAAGCCGTTATGGGGTTTTGTGCTTGTTGTTAGGGAAGTGGAAACTGGCTCATCTGAAAGAAGCAACCGTGACAAGTTCCCAGCTTTGAAGAATCCCCTTGATTATATGTTGGTATGGTGTTCCAATGCAGGAAGAAGGGAATTGACAATAGGTTCTGCATACTTTTGGATGCCTCAGCCTCCTGAAGGTTACTGTGCCCTTGGCTACTTGGTTACTAACAGGCCTGACAAACCCAATTTGGATGAAATGATTTGTGTTCGTGCTGACCTTACTAGTAGGTGTCAACCTTACAGGCTGTTGCTTGATGCTACTTCTGTGAATCTTGAGTTTCCATTGCAGGTGTGGAGTCTGAGACCTTGTGAGCGTGGCATGCTGGGAAAAGGAGTTTCAGTTGGGACTTTTTTATGCACAAGTTGTTGGAACAAGGGAGAAGAGCTACCTATTGTATGCTTAAAGAACTTGAATCCTATGCTACCTGCAATGCCACGCCTCCACCAAATACACGCACTTATACAGCACTATGGTCCTACTGTTTTCTTTCATCCTGAGGAAGTTTACTTGCCTTCTTCTGTTGATTGGTTTTTCAATAACGGAGCTTTGTTGTACAGAAAGGGCGTGTGTACAGGAGAGGCCATTGATGCAGCTGGCTCAAATTTACCAGGTGGGGGAACAAATGATGGGGAGTTTTGGATAGATTTGCCGAGTGATGATAGAAGGGAATTTGTCAAACATGGGGACTTGAATAGTGCTAAGCTTTATGTTCATGTGAAGCCTGCTCTTGGTGGAACTTTTACTGATATTGTTATGTGGGTGTTTTGCCCTTTCAATGGACCCTCCACTCTGAAAATTGGAATGACAAGTAGGGCTTTTAGCAGGGTTGGAGAGCATGTTTGTGACTGGGAGCATTTTACACTTCGTATATGCAACTTCTCTGGAGAGTTGTGGAGTATATATTTCTCACAGCACAGTGGTGGTAAATGGGTGGATGCCTATGAACTGGAGTATATTAATGGCAATAAAGCTATTGTCTACTCATCAAAAAACGGACATGCAAGTTACCCCCACCCTGGAACATATATCCAAGGGTCTTCAAAATTAGGGGTTGGTATTAGGAATGATGCTGCTCGTAGTAATTTGTACGTGGATTCCAGTGTTCAGTACGAGATTGTTGCAGCTGAGTATCTGGGAGATGCTGTCACAGAGCCTCAGTGGTTGCAGTTTATGAGACAGTGGGGTCCTAAAATTGTTTATGATTCAAAAACTGAGTTAGATAAGATGATAAACACCCTTCCTCGGAGGCTACGAAATCCATTTGGTTATCTGATTAGAAAGCTTCCAGTGGAGCTGTATGGTCAAGAAGGTCCTACAGGGCCAAAGGAGAAAAATAACTGGATAGGAGATGAAAGGTGGTGA
- the LOC106776328 gene encoding uncharacterized protein LOC106776328 isoform X2, whose product MMGSARSNLNMNTKQRLLRFLFYLVYMFQQLLHLLQMLRFKFNCFRRGINNTLITLPQAFSLSSPLPQWPQGQDFASGIVNLGEIEVRKITTFEFVWNSNMGKRVAFYKPVGIPDGFHILGHYCQPSDKPLWGFVLVVREVETGSSERSNRDKFPALKNPLDYMLVWCSNAGRRELTIGSAYFWMPQPPEGYCALGYLVTNRPDKPNLDEMICVRADLTSRCQPYRLLLDATSVNLEFPLQVWSLRPCERGMLGKGVSVGTFLCTSCWNKGEELPIVCLKNLNPMLPAMPRLHQIHALIQHYGPTVFFHPEEVYLPSSVDWFFNNGALLYRKGVCTGEAIDAAGSNLPGGGTNDGEFWIDLPSDDRREFVKHGDLNSAKLYVHVKPALGGTFTDIVMWVFCPFNGPSTLKIGMTSRAFSRVGEHVCDWEHFTLRICNFSGELWSIYFSQHSGGKWVDAYELEYINGNKAIVYSSKNGHASYPHPGTYIQGSSKLGVGIRNDAARSNLYVDSSVQYEIVAAEYLGDAVTEPQWLQFMRQWGPKIVYDSKTELDKMINTLPRRLRNPFGYLIRKLPVELYGQEGPTGPKEKNNWIGDERW is encoded by the exons ATGATGGGTTCTGCGCGATCTAATCTGAACATGAATACAAAGCAGCGATTGTTGAGGTTTTTGTTCTATTTGGTGTATATGTTTCAGCAactgttgcatctcctccaaaTGCTTCGCTTCAAATTCAACTGCTTTCGGAGAGGAATAAACAACACTCTCATCACTCTCCCCCAAGCCTTTTCACTTTCCTCTCCGCTTCCCCAATGGCCTCAAG GACAAGATTTTGCTTCTGGGATTGTAAACCTTGGTGAAATAGAAGTGCGCAAGATCACTACATTTGAATTTGTTTGGAACAGCAACATGGGAAAGCGTGTTGCATTCTATAAGCCTGTGGGAATACCAGACGGGTTCCATATCCTTGGTCATTATTGTCAGCCAAGCGACAAGCCGTTATGGGGTTTTGTGCTTGTTGTTAGGGAAGTGGAAACTGGCTCATCTGAAAGAAGCAACCGTGACAAGTTCCCAGCTTTGAAGAATCCCCTTGATTATATGTTGGTATGGTGTTCCAATGCAGGAAGAAGGGAATTGACAATAGGTTCTGCATACTTTTGGATGCCTCAGCCTCCTGAAGGTTACTGTGCCCTTGGCTACTTGGTTACTAACAGGCCTGACAAACCCAATTTGGATGAAATGATTTGTGTTCGTGCTGACCTTACTAGTAGGTGTCAACCTTACAGGCTGTTGCTTGATGCTACTTCTGTGAATCTTGAGTTTCCATTGCAGGTGTGGAGTCTGAGACCTTGTGAGCGTGGCATGCTGGGAAAAGGAGTTTCAGTTGGGACTTTTTTATGCACAAGTTGTTGGAACAAGGGAGAAGAGCTACCTATTGTATGCTTAAAGAACTTGAATCCTATGCTACCTGCAATGCCACGCCTCCACCAAATACACGCACTTATACAGCACTATGGTCCTACTGTTTTCTTTCATCCTGAGGAAGTTTACTTGCCTTCTTCTGTTGATTGGTTTTTCAATAACGGAGCTTTGTTGTACAGAAAGGGCGTGTGTACAGGAGAGGCCATTGATGCAGCTGGCTCAAATTTACCAGGTGGGGGAACAAATGATGGGGAGTTTTGGATAGATTTGCCGAGTGATGATAGAAGGGAATTTGTCAAACATGGGGACTTGAATAGTGCTAAGCTTTATGTTCATGTGAAGCCTGCTCTTGGTGGAACTTTTACTGATATTGTTATGTGGGTGTTTTGCCCTTTCAATGGACCCTCCACTCTGAAAATTGGAATGACAAGTAGGGCTTTTAGCAGGGTTGGAGAGCATGTTTGTGACTGGGAGCATTTTACACTTCGTATATGCAACTTCTCTGGAGAGTTGTGGAGTATATATTTCTCACAGCACAGTGGTGGTAAATGGGTGGATGCCTATGAACTGGAGTATATTAATGGCAATAAAGCTATTGTCTACTCATCAAAAAACGGACATGCAAGTTACCCCCACCCTGGAACATATATCCAAGGGTCTTCAAAATTAGGGGTTGGTATTAGGAATGATGCTGCTCGTAGTAATTTGTACGTGGATTCCAGTGTTCAGTACGAGATTGTTGCAGCTGAGTATCTGGGAGATGCTGTCACAGAGCCTCAGTGGTTGCAGTTTATGAGACAGTGGGGTCCTAAAATTGTTTATGATTCAAAAACTGAGTTAGATAAGATGATAAACACCCTTCCTCGGAGGCTACGAAATCCATTTGGTTATCTGATTAGAAAGCTTCCAGTGGAGCTGTATGGTCAAGAAGGTCCTACAGGGCCAAAGGAGAAAAATAACTGGATAGGAGATGAAAGGTGGTGA
- the LOC106778017 gene encoding ADP-ribosylation factor → MGQAFRKLFDTFFGNTDMRVVMLGLDAAGKTTILYKLHIGEVLSTVPTIGFNVEKVQYKNVIFTVWDVGGQEKLRPLWRHYFNNTDGLIYVVDSLDRERIGRAKQEFQTIINDPFMLNSVILVFANKQDLRGAMTPMEVCEGLGLFDLKNRKWHIQGTCALKGDGLYEGLDWLASTLKERKATGFSSIGASSF, encoded by the exons ATGGGTCAAGCTTTTCGGAAGCTCTTCGACACCTTTTTCGGCAACACCGATATGAGG GTTGTGATGCTTGGTCTTGATGCTGCTGGCAAAACAACCATACTTTACAAGCTTCACATTGGAGAAGTTTTATCCACTGTTCCTACAATTG GTTTCAATGTGGAGAAAGTTCAGTATAAGAATGTTATTTTCACAGTTTGGGATGTTGGGGGACAAGAGAAACTAAGGCCACTTTGGAGGCACTATTTTAACAACACAGATGGCCTG ATCTATGTTGTTGATAGTCTGGACCGTGAGAGAATTGGTAGAGCAAAGCAGGAATTTCAG ACAATCATAAATGACCCATTTATGCTCAATAGTGTCATCTTGGTGTTTGCCAACAAGCAGGACCTG agAGGAGCGATGACGCCAATGGAAGTATGTGAAGGCCTAGGTCTCTTTGATTTAAAGAATAGAAAATGGCATATACAAGGCACATGTGCACTTAAAGGAGATGGTCTTTATGAGGGACTGGACTGGTTGGCTTCAACTCTGAAGGAAAGAAAAGCTACTGGGTTCTCTTCAATAGGAGCCTCATCCTTCTAA